The Prunus dulcis chromosome 5, ALMONDv2, whole genome shotgun sequence genomic sequence CGCTTACTCTTCCTCAGCTCATCTTCTCACTTCCCACCTCCACAAGGTCCACATTTTCTATCTTACATTTTTCCTCTCAACAAAATTATGTTTTCTGttgatttaattttgaaatgcTGGCATCAGGAGTGAAGCTATCGTATGGAACGTCTGGGTTCAGAGCGGATGCGTCCATCCTCCAATCGACGGTTTACAGGGTAGGAATTCTAGCGGCTCTAAGGGCCCTCAAGACCCAATCTGTGATCGGGCTGATGATCACAGCCTCGCACAACGAGGTCTCTGATAATGGAGTCAAAGTTGCTGACCCGAGTGGTGGAATGCTTTCTCAAGATTGGGAACCCTTCGCTGATACCCTCGCCAATGCTCGTCATCCCCAACATCTTGTTGAGGTcctgttttctttctctatatAATCCTTGgatgtatgtgtgtgtgtgtgtgtttttttttcccttttcttttcgtCAGTTTGTATTGAAGGTTGACTGAAATCTTCAACAGTTGATAGCTGAATTtgttcaaaaagaaaacatcacACTTGATGGCGCAAAACCAGTGGAGATTTTGCTGGCAAGAGATACAAGGCCCAGCGGAGAATTTTTGCTTGAAGCTGCTAAACAGGTATCGGCTCTTCTACCATTGTTTAGGATGAAGTTTTTATAATCTCTTTAGGTTCTTGATCTAGTTAGGATTTTCTCCATTGAAGGGAATCGGTTCGATTATTGGAGCAGTTGCCCTTGACATGGGAATTTTAACTACTCCACAGCTACATTGGATGGTTCGTGCTAGAAATGGGGGTGTGAAAGCATCGGAAACTGATTACTTCAAGCAGCTTTCAAGCTCATTCAGGTAGTTGAAGATGGAGGTTGTGTCATGGCTTATGAGTTAGTTTGTTCTTGAAAAAATCATGTCTTGATTGAATGCCTTCACTTAAGGTCTTTTCTGTGGTTGGTTAGGTGCTTGGTAGATTTGAGTCCTAGTGGAACTCATGCCAACAATGTGGATGACAAGTTGGTTGTGGATGGGGCAAATGGTGTTGGTGGAGAAAAACTCGAAATATTGAAGACAATGTTGAATGGTTTGGCTATTGAGGTTCGGAACTCTGGAAAAGAAGGAGGTGTACTCAATGAAGGAGTTGGTGCTGATTATGTGCAGAAAGAGAAGGTTGTTCCCTTTAGTTTTGGTTCACAGGATATTGGGATAAGGTCAGCCATCTTTTGATTATACAATGAATTTTAATTATCATTTACTTATAGCTTGCTTGAAATGCCTGCATCAATAGATACTGCTGGCAAATGCCTTAGAAACACATTATCttgaaaatttcttttgatATCAATATAAGGATGCAAAATACATGTACTAAATCAATGAGATAGACGGGAGAAACTTTGTGAAATTTGGTGGCTTATTTGACTTGTTCTTATTCCTTCGTGGTCTATATTACGTTTCATTGGGCAACACTTATGATGTTTTTCATAATAGCATAACTAGTGGCAAGTTTACTGCTTCTaaaaacttgaattttgatcTTATTTAACAACTAGTTGGAGTGCTTACAAGGGATATATACACCTATTATTGATATAAATGATCATGGTCTCAGAAACAATCTTGACTTTTATTTCTCATGATGTTTTTCCCTAAAActagttttgtttgtttacaaAGGATGCCAGTGTGCAATAATCCAAGCATTGTTTTGTGGTTACTggtcaattttttatattgtcAATTTATTAATGTTGCATTGTTGATGCAAAGTGTTACATCCAATGATAAGAAGGGCAAGGACTAACTGCTTGCATGGTTCTAGCTTTTCAGGTGTGCTAGTTTGGATGGTGATGCTGATCGGCTTGTATATTTTGTTGTGCCATCTACAAGTAGTAACAAGATTGAACTCGTTGATGGGGACAAGATTTTGTCCTTGTTTGCTATATTCATCAAGGAGCAACTAAGCATTTTGAATAAGGAAATAGATGTTAAGGCAAAAAATGGTTATCAATGTCACCTTGGTATTGTGCAAACAGCTTATGCAAATGGAGCATCCACCGATTATCTCAAACAGTTAGGGTTAGAAGTCACATTTACTTCTACAGGGGTAAAATACCTGCACGAGAAAGCTGCGGGGTATGATATCGGGATTTACTTTGAGGCAAATGGCCATGGCACCATCTTGTTCTCAGAACAGTTTTTATGCTGGTTAAAGGCCAGGACTACTGAGCTTTCTGCTGTAGCAAAAGGTTAAACCAGACAGACTTTATGTGTTTTATAAGTGCTGACACGATTGTCCATTACCTATTTTAATGAAGTATATGGTTGTTTCTTTCAGGTTCAGAACAGCATAAGGCTGCTTTGAGACTATTGGCGGTT encodes the following:
- the LOC117628237 gene encoding phosphoacetylglucosamine mutase, coding for MNEDQRLLFLSSSSHFPPPQGVKLSYGTSGFRADASILQSTVYRVGILAALRALKTQSVIGLMITASHNEVSDNGVKVADPSGGMLSQDWEPFADTLANARHPQHLVELIAEFVQKENITLDGAKPVEILLARDTRPSGEFLLEAAKQGIGSIIGAVALDMGILTTPQLHWMVRARNGGVKASETDYFKQLSSSFRCLVDLSPSGTHANNVDDKLVVDGANGVGGEKLEILKTMLNGLAIEVRNSGKEGGVLNEGVGADYVQKEKVVPFSFGSQDIGIRCASLDGDADRLVYFVVPSTSSNKIELVDGDKILSLFAIFIKEQLSILNKEIDVKAKNGYQCHLGIVQTAYANGASTDYLKQLGLEVTFTSTGVKYLHEKAAGYDIGIYFEANGHGTILFSEQFLCWLKARTTELSAVAKGSEQHKAALRLLAVSELINQAVGDALSGVLLVEAILKHMGWSIQRWNELYQDLPSRQLKVKVVDRSAVATANAETVAVTPPGIQEAINAETAKHLRGRCFIRPSGTEDVIRVYAEASSQDAADNLAQSVAKLVDQFLGFGSS